cttcatttcctgttgatcctgaatccaaatgttttcttctgttctgaTCTTGGCTCTCAGCTACAGGAGAgttgtgagagaggagctggtgctCACCGTCTGGTTCTCTGTGGTCACTTTCCTCACAATGAGGAGTCAACATGAAGGTTTCAGTCTCCTGCTTCAGTacgagctgctctccctcctgactggtgcacatttcctcctgttcctctttaatctgtggaggttTTTGGTCGTCTTGATCCAGACtggagctcctctcctggtgacagagctgctggtcagtgagaacctcctcctccttacagacatgctgctgtgggagctctGGAGGAACAAAGACACCAGAGATAAGTAAGAGCAACAATAGCCAACTTATTACCTTCAAATagaaactttaaaatgaagttGGTGGTTCAGTGACTTAGAAAAGGGATAGTGGAGCCTCTTCATGACTCCCAATCTTCACCCTAAATGGTCGTTCTTGCTCTGTGTAACTTTAGGGAGCGAGTCTAATCTCTGACTGTGAGAAATGCTGAACTGTTAATcagttaaattattaaaaacaagtgtttatctccaataatccgggacattttttttttaaataggaagaattctaaacagtttggtggatttgttgcagccacagctcttctggttcaggcATCATCGGTAATATCCACCgttctgttgtgtttcagtttagtGAATGGGATCACACAGTAAGAGCTTCACTCAACACAGTGAAAGACTTTGGTTTTTCTCCACATGAAAATCACTTTATCGCTCGGACACGGCGCCCAACACCATTAGTTAACATacgtggctgcagggggcgctgtcaAAATAAGATGCACCTTTATTTATCCTCCTTAGAGGATATTCACCAAATGACACAGCGGCATGAGAAAGTAGACACGAAGGGGAAAATATAGTAAGAATAATAGtatgaatagaaatagaaatgttatatacgaaaaaactgaaataatgcTTTATGGAGATCAAGTTGTGGTCATGTGCAATTTGTCCATTCTTTGTAATATACTGAGTACAAACCGTGCAGCAGTTCTTCCCTGAGATATAGTTTTCAGTGTTTGACCGTAGGGCCTGTGGCTGAACGTGAGCTGCCTCCGTTCAGGACAGGGTTCGTCCATAATGGCTCTTAGTTTTACTCTCATCCTCTTCTCGGTCACTGCTCATTGCTCAGGGGAAATTATGTCAAGTTGCTTTAAAATTGAGATGATAGAAAAATGATGGTACGACAGTGAGTTTCAGATTGGACGGTTAAGGGGAAAGTTAAGTTGCTATTTTTGGTACCaaatattgtcattttcatatttgtgaAAACTTTGGTCGATGTTATGAGAGCAACAATAAAGGAGCATTCATCTTAAAAATGTCTTGATGTTGACCTTCATTCACCAAATTAGTATAGAACCAAACAGTGAAATCGATCTTCGAAAATCTGACACAAACAAAGTTGCTTATTGGGACCTGGTCTAATGTGGTTTAGATTTGAAATCGGTTTAGTTGCATTATCACAAATAGAATGGAGATTTCACAAACTTGAAACAGTAATAAAAAGCAACTGGAGTCAATTTGTTCATCGAGTCGAGGTTTGACGGTCTGTTGTTATGTCTGagtggagaaaacagagagaaacaagtgGAACACTCTGGTTGTACTGACCGATCCTGTGTGCCTTCATGTCAGGTTTAGAAACCGGATCCAGCAGTCTGCGCTGACGAGCGACCTCTTCTTCGTACAGGACGATGGTTTTTTTAAAGACTGTGAATatctcttcagcagcagctgataAACTCTCTCAAATACTGAGCCGAAGACATCACTGCTCCGTCCACTACTTGAATATTTACCCGAGACACGACCACACTACCGTCTtccagctaactgctaacatgCACCTAGCTAACGCTGCTAGCGCTGTCTGTTTACTTCCGGTGCATTTTAAACTTCCGGAGgagaaacattattttttcttttattgaataacaacagtaataataataataacgataataatgattaaatatttttttgatcATTCATATACATTTTAAGGTTACGTTCAACTCGTATGATTTCCAAATGTGTCAAAGAAAGTATCTTTACCCAGAGGTGTTGCAGTGAAAGGCATTCTCACCATTCTCTTCTCATCTGCACCGTTAGTTATTCACTAAGAGCTCTCTCATGTGTTCTGCTGTGTGAATCTTCTCCCACAGATATTGCAGGAGTACagcttctcaccagtgtgagTTCTCATGCGGAGTTTTAAATAACTACGACTTACTAAACTGCCAAAAATCCCACATTGTCAAGAATATGGTCCACTTTGATGGGTCAGCTTTTTATCTTCACATCTCAAATGTTTATAGTGCCCCCTTTCTGACAGATGTGGGAACCCGCCTCTGTAGATTCACACCAATGTTGGAATTTACAATGAGATTTTATTAGTTGTAATACATCAAATCGGGAACATCAGTCTGAGGAACCAGCATTGAAAGAAATATTCTAGTTAATAAAATACAAGTTTCTTTATGTGGCACATTTCATAGAGCCACTACATCTACTACATGAGTTGTGCTAATGTACAATTTCCATTGTGTAACTCTAAAACTTCTCCCACAGAAAATGCAGGTGTACGGCTTCTGACATGTGAGCCATCATCTGGCCTTTCAAGATCCCACTACTTCCAAAACATTTCATGAATGTTTCGCAATAATGTGGCTTCTCAACTGTGAGTTCTAATGTGGAGTTTCAATTGATCACTACGTCCAAAACTTTCCCCACATGTTTGgcaagaatatggcttctcaccagtgtgaattCTCGTATGAACTTTCAAATCACCACTTTTCACAAAACGTTTCTGACATATTTTGCAGGgatatggcttctcaccagtgtgaattCTCATATGAACCTTCAAATCATAACTCATTACAAAACCTTTCTGACATATTTCGCACGAAaatggcttctcaccagtgtgaatcATCATGTGGACTTTCAAATTACCACTACTTACAAAACCTTTCTGACATATATCGCACGAAaatggcttctcaccagtgtgaaaCATCATGTGGACTTTCAAATTACCACTACTTACAAAACGTTTTGTACATGTTTGGCAAGAATATggtttctcacctgtgtgagTTCTCAGGTGGATTTGCAATTCATCACTACGTACAAATCCTTTCCTGCATATTTTGCACAAATAAGGTTTTTCAcccgtgtgtgttctcagatGAATTTTCAATTTATACATACGAGCAAAAGtttttccacaagtgtcacatttgaaagactttttACCTGTTTGAGTATTAGAGTTAATCTCTGATTTGGGAGAGTTGTCCACATTGTTACTGTGACTCCTGTTTTCATGAAAACTCTTCTGTGGGTTTggttcttcatttcctgttgatcctgaatccaaatgttttcttttgttctgaTCTTGGCTCTCAGCTACAGGAGAGTTGTGAAAGAGGAGCTGGTGCTCACCGTCTGGTTCTCTGTGGTCACTTTCCTCACAATGAGGAGTCAACATGCAGGTTTCAGTCTCCTGCTTCAGTacgagctgctctccctcctgactggtgcacatttcctcctgttcctctttaatctgtggaggttcttgttcctcttggtccagactggaGTTCCTCTCCtggagacagagctgctggtcagtgagaacctcctcctccttacagacatgctg
This window of the Hippoglossus stenolepis isolate QCI-W04-F060 chromosome 20, HSTE1.2, whole genome shotgun sequence genome carries:
- the LOC124851186 gene encoding zinc finger protein 227-like yields the protein MSSAQYLREFISERLTAAAEEIFTVFEKTIVQYEEEVARQRRLLDTVLKPEIKLHRIELPQQHVCKEEEVLTDQQLCHQERSSSLDQEEQEPPQIKEEQEEMCTSQEGEQLVLKQETETFMLTPHCEESDHREPDGEHQLLSHNSPVAESQDQNRRKHLDSGSTGNEEPNPQKSFHKNRSHGNNVDNSPKSEFNSHTHTELPQQHVCKEEEVLTDQQLCLQERNSSLDQEEQEPPQIKEEQEEMCTSQEGEQLVLKQETETCMLTPHCEESDHREPDGEHQLLFHNSPVAESQDQNKRKHLDSGSTGNEEPNPQKSFHENRSHSNNVDNSPKSEINSNTQTGKKSFKCDTCGKTFARMYKLKIHLRTHTGEKPYLCKICRKGFVRSDELQIHLRTHTGEKPYSCQTCTKRFVSSGNLKVHMMFHTGEKPFSCDICQKGFVSSGNLKVHMMIHTGEKPFSCEICQKGFVMSYDLKVHMRIHTGEKPYPCKICQKRFVKSGDLKVHTRIHTGEKPYSCQTCGESFGRSDQLKLHIRTHS